Proteins encoded within one genomic window of Hermetia illucens chromosome 2, iHerIll2.2.curated.20191125, whole genome shotgun sequence:
- the LOC119649872 gene encoding uncharacterized protein LOC119649872 isoform X2 codes for MNAIHAKWIILLFILIRPSLGEIANDNGVDDYVGENYEEDDYDYDLNEILNETEPPTTSSTTTPAPTTRFSSRTKATTQRIPKLLGGTFQDTPNYVCPEECNCNFDFTYINCSMRNLEHVPYALPHVVEKLDLSSNVIKKLEQGDFSSCRNLKELILDNNPLGTVDFTQIDIKVFEPMKDLVKLKLPELEENTIRELCKLLTSIDIISFPKFDISCFELESDSSFDDSIIPRQSSEGDDNGMPSTDDKDGLKSFASRDNSSNADNKNGEKSIKSEQESVPKRRRPPSAMEPTQRNRTLSDSLSNGTTPAINQQTDDSGDEEEYKVAISSQTINHILIGIIIVAVAGIIIGIICRRDICGVKTKMCRTRRPPPTDQVRPAEEIPLNKV; via the exons ATGAATGCAATACACGCAAAGTGGATAATTTTACTTTTCATATTAATTCG GCCGTCATTAGGCGAAATTGCCAATGATAACGGTGTAGATGATTATGTGGGTGAAAACTATGAGGAGGACGATTATGACTATGATTTAAATGAAATACTCAATGAGACTGAACCACCAACAACCTCCTCTACAACTACTCCAGCGCCTACAACTCGATTTAGTTCCAGGACCAAAGCAACAACTCAAAGAATTCCAAAACTTTTAGGAGGAACGTTTCAAG ATACTCCAAATTATGTTTGTCCGGAGGAATGCAACTGTAATTTCGACTTCACTTACATCAATTGTTCAATGCGAAACCTTGAACATGTGCCATACGCGCTTCCACACGTAGTTGAAAAATTAGATTTAAGTAGCAACGttataaaaaaattggaacAAGGAGATTTTTCTAGTTGTAGGAACTTGAAGGAACTGATTTTAGATAATAATCCATTGGGCACTGTTGATTTTACG CAAATCGATATAAAAGTGTTCGAACCTATGAAAGACCTCGTGAAATTAAAACTGCCTGAACTAGAGGAAAACACCATCAGAGAATTGTGTAAACTCCTAACATCAATTGATATAATCAGCTTTCCAAAATTCGATATAAGTTGTTTCGAGCTTGAATCGGATTCATCATTCGATGATAGTATCATTCCGAGACAATCATCCGAGGGCGATGACAACGGTATGCCCAGTACTGATGACAAAG atggtttgAAATCCTTCGCTTCAAGAGATAACTCGAGCAATGCGGACAACAAAAACGGTGAAAAATCGATAAAAAGTGAGCAAGAAAGTGTTCCGAAGAGAAGGCGTCCTCCGTCAGCCATGGAACCGACGCAGAGAAATAGAACTCTATCTGACAGTCTTTCAAATGGCACCACACCAGCTATAAATCAACAAACAGACGATTCTGGCGACGAGGAGGAGTATAAGGTTGCGATATCATCGCAAACAATCAATCATATCCTTATTG GAATAATAATAGTCGCAGTTGCTGGGATTATCATTGGGATCATCTGTCGTCGGGATATTTGTGGTGTTAAAACGAAAATGTGTCGTACAAGACGCCCGCCTCCGACAGACCAAGTCCGGCCTGCTGAAGAGATACCATTGAATAAAGTTTAA
- the LOC119649872 gene encoding serine/threonine-protein kinase 11-interacting protein isoform X1, translating into MNAIHAKWIILLFILIRPSLGEIANDNGVDDYVGENYEEDDYDYDLNEILNETEPPTTSSTTTPAPTTRFSSRTKATTQRIPKLLGGTFQDTPNYVCPEECNCNFDFTYINCSMRNLEHVPYALPHVVEKLDLSSNVIKKLEQGDFSSCRNLKELILDNNPLGTVDFTKISGLEKLQYLSLVNNHLSQIDRNAFSSLYALRTLNLSHNPIAISASSSSHSFLNQPNLQELSLNKCKVHGINANTFSNLTRLTALDLGNNEFDEQIDIKVFEPMKDLVKLKLPELEENTIRELCKLLTSIDIISFPKFDISCFELESDSSFDDSIIPRQSSEGDDNGMPSTDDKDGLKSFASRDNSSNADNKNGEKSIKSEQESVPKRRRPPSAMEPTQRNRTLSDSLSNGTTPAINQQTDDSGDEEEYKVAISSQTINHILIGIIIVAVAGIIIGIICRRDICGVKTKMCRTRRPPPTDQVRPAEEIPLNKV; encoded by the exons ATGAATGCAATACACGCAAAGTGGATAATTTTACTTTTCATATTAATTCG GCCGTCATTAGGCGAAATTGCCAATGATAACGGTGTAGATGATTATGTGGGTGAAAACTATGAGGAGGACGATTATGACTATGATTTAAATGAAATACTCAATGAGACTGAACCACCAACAACCTCCTCTACAACTACTCCAGCGCCTACAACTCGATTTAGTTCCAGGACCAAAGCAACAACTCAAAGAATTCCAAAACTTTTAGGAGGAACGTTTCAAG ATACTCCAAATTATGTTTGTCCGGAGGAATGCAACTGTAATTTCGACTTCACTTACATCAATTGTTCAATGCGAAACCTTGAACATGTGCCATACGCGCTTCCACACGTAGTTGAAAAATTAGATTTAAGTAGCAACGttataaaaaaattggaacAAGGAGATTTTTCTAGTTGTAGGAACTTGAAGGAACTGATTTTAGATAATAATCCATTGGGCACTGTTGATTTTACG AAAATCTCAGGCCTTGAGAAACTACAATACCTTTCCCTTGTAAATAACCATTTATCGCAAATCGACAGAAATGCATTTTctagtttatatgcattgagGACCTTGAACCTCAGTCACAATCCAATTGCCATATCCGCCAGTTCATCATCACATTCGTTCCTCAATCAGCCAAATTTACAGGAGTTGAGTTTGAACAAATGCAAAGTGCATGGAATTAATGCTAACACGTTCAGTAATTTAACTAGATTGACCGCACTTGATCTGGGGAATAATGAATTCGATGAG CAAATCGATATAAAAGTGTTCGAACCTATGAAAGACCTCGTGAAATTAAAACTGCCTGAACTAGAGGAAAACACCATCAGAGAATTGTGTAAACTCCTAACATCAATTGATATAATCAGCTTTCCAAAATTCGATATAAGTTGTTTCGAGCTTGAATCGGATTCATCATTCGATGATAGTATCATTCCGAGACAATCATCCGAGGGCGATGACAACGGTATGCCCAGTACTGATGACAAAG atggtttgAAATCCTTCGCTTCAAGAGATAACTCGAGCAATGCGGACAACAAAAACGGTGAAAAATCGATAAAAAGTGAGCAAGAAAGTGTTCCGAAGAGAAGGCGTCCTCCGTCAGCCATGGAACCGACGCAGAGAAATAGAACTCTATCTGACAGTCTTTCAAATGGCACCACACCAGCTATAAATCAACAAACAGACGATTCTGGCGACGAGGAGGAGTATAAGGTTGCGATATCATCGCAAACAATCAATCATATCCTTATTG GAATAATAATAGTCGCAGTTGCTGGGATTATCATTGGGATCATCTGTCGTCGGGATATTTGTGGTGTTAAAACGAAAATGTGTCGTACAAGACGCCCGCCTCCGACAGACCAAGTCCGGCCTGCTGAAGAGATACCATTGAATAAAGTTTAA